AATTAAAATCATTGTTACTGATGTAAATGACAATTTCCCAATGTTTTATAAAGAGCTGTACCAAGTGAGTCTAACTGAAAATGCGCCAGTGAACACCCTTGTGATTCGCATGAACGCTACTGATGAAGATGAAGGTGTAAATGGACATGTTACCTATTCTTTTAGCCACATCTCCAAAATTGCTGAGCAAACATTTACTATCGATTCTCAGACTGGTGAAATAAGGACGAAGGGACTACTTGATTTTGAGCTAACAAAGGCCTATGCAATGAATTTGGAAGCAGCTGACGGCGGTGGTTTGGTTTCACATGCTAAGGTGGTTATCCAAATTGTGGATGCAAATGACAATGCACCTGAGATCATTCTGACATCAGTGTCAAACTCCATTGCTGAGGATTCTGTACCTGGCACAGTAGTTGCATTAATCAATATTCGAGATATAGATTCCGGAGAAAATGCAGATGTCTTTTGCCACATTACTGGTTCTCTACCTTTTGAATTAGCATCCTCATCTAAGAACTATTACAAACTGCTGACCACAAGTTCCTTGGACAGAGAAGAAATGCAAGAGTACAATATTACTATTAAGGCTACAGACAGAGGTTCCCCTCCACTATCCACCATCAAAACAATAAGGCTTCTGATACTAGATGTTAATGACAATCCACCTGTTTTTGTCCAAACTAAATATGTTGTGTATATTCCAGAAAATAATCCAACAGGATCTTCATTATTCCAAGTCCAAGCCTCTGACCCTGATCTAGATGAAAATGCTAAAGTTATATTGTCTATTGTTAACAAAAATAATGATGATTTCCCAATATCTTCTTATGTTTCCATTAATTCTATGACAGGAGTTCTCTATGCACAGCGACCATTTGATTATGAGCAAATGAGGGAATTTGATGTTCAAGTGATGGCTAAAGACAATGGATCTCCACCTTTAAATAGCACTGCCACTGTTAAAATATGCATTACAGATCTCAATGATAATTCTCCCAAGATTCTATACCCTTCTATTGGGGTAGATGATTCTGCTCATTTTGAAATAGTTCCTCAGTCATCAAATAAAGGGGATCTGGTAGCTAAAGTGGTTGCTGTAGATGCTGATTCTGGACACAATGCCTGGTTATCATATCAATTTCTACAACCATCAGAACCATCTTACTTCAGCATTAGTCGACACACTGGCGAAATTAGGACATTGCATGTTTTTCAAGAGAAAGAGACAACGAAACACAAAGTCATTGTCTTGGTGAAGGACAATGGAAACCCCCCACGATCTTCTACTATAAATTTGAACCTTATTGTTGCTGAAAATTTTCAGCAAGATATTCCTAAAATAAAGAACCAATACCAAAACTCAGATAATCAGACAAATTTAGACATTTACTTGGTGGTAGCCTTGGCATTGATTTCATTTCTATTCACTTTGACTGTTATGTTTGCAATCATATCAAAATGCAGAAAATCAGCCCAGGCTAAAACATTTGGACCGGTCGGTACAGGGTTATATACAGAGGCAGGACCCAGGTTCCCAGCTAATTTTAACAATGGAACATTGACGCTTCCATACTCCTATGATGTGTGTGTAGCAATTGACTCAACGGAAAATGAATTTGCATTCCTAAAACCTGCTCAGGGTGTTCCAACAGAAAACCTAATAGACACAGATGATTCGGGAATTGGAAATAATTCAATTAATGATTCTTCTTCGTCTGATAGTACTAAACAGGTGAGGTTATTGTGaattatatactttattattactttttccatCATACTTGGACTTCAGCGTTGAAGTCCAAATTTATTTGGACCAGAATGTATTTGGTCATATATAATGTTTGCACTCTTGGTGGCATTTGGAGACAAATGCCAATATATCCCTTAGTGTCCTGTTATGTACCAAGGTTAGACGGTAGAAGGAAAGGTTTAATCTATAGGAATCATTATTCTTGGTGTTTCTTATAGTCTAGGTCTACTTATATTCCAGAGCACATTACATGTGTTACTGTGAGACATTTACTTTCACATtattcttttagattgtaagctttattgaGCAGAACTCTCTTTACCTCTTGAAAAGGTTATCTTTTTGGATGTAATCTATATCTCATACATGAAGCCAGACATAGAAAGCATAAAGGTTTCTTTTTGCACACTGTGATTGGTTTTATGCAAATATTCATAGACCTCAGTCCTCCAAGTTAGGGAGCATCATGAGGTGCAGCCCCCGGCCCTCATATTGACATCCTGTCCTTATTGCCTACCTTTCATTGTCAGTACATAAGAAATAATATGTGTGCCTGTGTATGTTCCAATCTAGATAGTCAATGTGGAACATTTATTGGTGTGCAATGTAGAGGTCAGAGGTCTCCTGTCAGAGATGATGAACCCAACGCAAAGGGTGACTTGAGTTTTTATACTATGACTATGAGACTGAAGCAATAGTTGTAAAATAGTGTCCCCTGGTGGAATGATagaaaaataattgaacatttgttttttttcccctgcttGTTATATTTGGACATGTATCTCTTTATAGGCTCTGCACTAACCTATTAaaacatgtttgtatttaaagCTTCTTGCATATGGAATTCAAAATTGGTAACTGCAGGGTTTCCTCCAAAATGCCGTACTTAAACCAGGAACTATTCATTATTTCAGAACGTTTAAGTACTATGCATTTATATATGATTGCCAGAGCTACACATACTGCCTACATATTTATGGATCAGTTACTCATAAGGTCATCTATGAAATAAACTCACATTTGTATGGGGGTCCTTCACTGAGAAACTGTGTTAATAATtgatttataattaataattatttttgggtCATTGTTAAAAATCAAGTACAGGTTTCTAATATATGCTCCTTTATAGATGTAGGATCTAGGAATGCTTgttgagacctgaggttttcggtatttttttttataatttggatcaccatactttaaggctactaaaatcatttacacatcaaataaacccaatcggatgGTTTTGCCGGCAATGTGGATTCATGCTGCTTTGTTATCATGTACaatgtgttgttttattattacagagaataagaaattacattttaaccattttaaaagcaaactttATAGGGGGTGACatcctataattcggagctttctatatatatatttctgatgtATTGGTATTATTGatgcaaataaaatgtgcttTGTTACAAAATGCTCTATTATTCACCAGAAACTTACATTTTACCATAACTATTTGCTACTGCTTataaacatttgataaataattgAATTCTATTGATATAACTGAACAACCTCAAAGAAATAACCTCTACACCTACTCTTAGAATGCAACCTGCCTGGTTGTTCACTTATTCAGGTCTAATCTACAATGTGTAGTTTGAGTGCTAATTATCCATGCAGGATGCAAAGGTCATTTCTAGCATGTTACATGTTACATGTTACGGTTATGCAAAGAATAGATTCGATTTATAtaagtacataaatatatataagccTGCCACATGTTGGCGAGACTAGATGAAGCTCAAGAAAAATGTATACTTCATgaaaaaataatgacttttctcCTCTCTTTTAATGTGGGGGTTGATGGTATAAGACATAAAATGAGCATGTGCAAGCATCCTGGCCATATTTCAATTTCCCATCAGTTCAAACTCTCTCTGTGACATAAAATGTACAACCTAAATGCTATAAGattcataaatgtatttgtacataTTCTGACTTTGCTGGGCTAGAACACCTAGAAAAGCCATAATTCACTAATGTATTTGAAACCAACTAATTTTAGTAACTagaaattacttttacttttatcATGTGTTATCTGAATAGGTTCTTtaaggttttggttttttttttagacagacaATGTAGGCCATGATTTCTGAGCGCCCGAGTAATGTATACTTAGAAGCATGACTAAAGGGGTAAAGTGTGATAATTTTGAAAcagccactagatggcaccatTATCTCTCTCCATTGTGACATGTAACTAAGTACATCTTGGAATGGAATCcgtgtgtgtgcatgtgtcctgAGATAGCAGCAGTTAAACCCGATTCAATGAGGACACTAGTAACAAGAGTGCAGTTTCattctgtaaaacaaaaacaagccTGGAAGATACTGTTATTTAAACCCACTCTGTAGTACGAAATTCAAGATTTTGACCAGTTAAAAGAAGATGAAGCCGAGTTGGGAATTACAAGTATTATCTTTATTCGCTGTCTTAAATTGGAGCTACATCTCTGCTCAGCCGAGATATTCTGTACTTGAAGAATCAGAGCCTGGGTCTTTTATAGGAAATGTTGTTCAGGATCTCGGACTAAACAATGTTGGCATTTCTGAAAGAGGACTACGCTTGGCATTAGAGAAAACCATGGAATATTTTGCCCTGAATCTGGAGAGTGGCACTCTTGTGGTCAAAGGCAGAATAGACAGAGAAAAGCTATGTGGATTCAGTACAAGTTGCATGCTTCCAGTAGAAATTATTATCGAGAAACCGTTGGAGTTGTTTCGCCTGGAAGTGGAGATTGTGGATGTCAACGACAACGCCCCTCATTTTCATAACACTGAGCGTATCATAAGAATGACGGAACTGGCGGCTGTTGGTTCGCGATTCCCCTTGGAAAGAGCTCAAGACTCAGATGTGGGAACTAATGCTGTCAGTGCATATGCATTGGctgaaaatcaatatttttccTTAGCTGTACAGAACAGGAAAGATGATAAACCTTTTCCCGTGCTCGTGCTAGACAAAGCCTTGGACAGAGAAGAACAAGATGGCTACCAGTTAGTTCTCACTGCCTTCGACAGCGGCAATCCACCTAAATCTGGAACTATCTTGATATCTGTCATTGTTCTAGACTCTAATGACAATCCTCCCATATTTGATAGCGCACTCTACAAAATTACCTTAGAAGAAAACTCACCATTTAACACCCTAGTAATACAGTTACATGCAGATGACAAAGACGAAGGACCAAATAGAGAAATTAGTTATTATTATGAAGATCAGACTTCAGGGAACATTGAAAATGTATTCAGCTTGAATCAACAAACAGGCGAGATACGTGTTCAAGGAAAGGTTGACTATGAAGATCAAACATCTTATGAAATTTCTGTAATAGCCAGAGATCATGGGGTACCTGAAATGGAAGGACATTGCATTGTCCAAGTGG
Above is a genomic segment from Xenopus laevis strain J_2021 chromosome 3L, Xenopus_laevis_v10.1, whole genome shotgun sequence containing:
- the LOC108710881 gene encoding protocadherin gamma-B5 isoform X19; translated protein: MDFQKIIEKRTEWILKWQVLYFSLFCCLCNSITAQLRYSISEEEKKGYLVGNIAKDLGLNIQDLAKRKFRISSVTAGHHFTVNLDNGNLYVAERIDRETICEMTPICSLSLEVVLENPLNVFHVEVEIQDINDNSPFFSKNTMSFEISELTPPGIHFILGNALDPDIGINSLQSYKLSENDNFKLNVKTSSDGRKFPELVLERPLDREKQSNLEIILTASDGGNPVKTGTATIKIIVTDVNDNFPMFYKELYQVSLTENAPVNTLVIRMNATDEDEGVNGHVTYSFSHISKIAEQTFTIDSQTGEIRTKGLLDFELTKAYAMNLEAADGGGLVSHAKVVIQIVDANDNAPEIILTSVSNSIAEDSVPGTVVALINIRDIDSGENADVFCHITGSLPFELASSSKNYYKLLTTSSLDREEMQEYNITIKATDRGSPPLSTIKTIRLLILDVNDNPPVFVQTKYVVYIPENNPTGSSLFQVQASDPDLDENAKVILSIVNKNNDDFPISSYVSINSMTGVLYAQRPFDYEQMREFDVQVMAKDNGSPPLNSTATVKICITDLNDNSPKILYPSIGVDDSAHFEIVPQSSNKGDLVAKVVAVDADSGHNAWLSYQFLQPSEPSYFSISRHTGEIRTLHVFQEKETTKHKVIVLVKDNGNPPRSSTINLNLIVAENFQQDIPKIKNQYQNSDNQTNLDIYLVVALALISFLFTLTVMFAIISKCRKSAQAKTFGPVGTGLYTEAGPRFPANFNNGTLTLPYSYDVCVAIDSTENEFAFLKPAQGVPTENLIDTDDSGIGNNSINDSSSSDSTKQAPPNADWHISQAQRPGPSGAQPAKESGVWPNNQFETERLQAMILASANEAAEGSSALGGGTGTMGLSARYGPQFTLQHLPDYRQNIYIPGTTSTLTNAAGKGKSAAPSGGNKKKSGKKDKK
- the LOC108710881 gene encoding protocadherin gamma-B5 isoform X16, yielding MDFQKIIEKRTEWILKWQVLYFSLFCCLCNSITAQLRYSISEEEKKGYLVGNIAKDLGLNIQDLAKRKFRISSVTAGHHFTVNLDNGNLYVAERIDRETICEMTPICSLSLEVVLENPLNVFHVEVEIQDINDNSPFFSKNTMSFEISELTPPGIHFILGNALDPDIGINSLQSYKLSENDNFKLNVKTSSDGRKFPELVLERPLDREKQSNLEIILTASDGGNPVKTGTATIKIIVTDVNDNFPMFYKELYQVSLTENAPVNTLVIRMNATDEDEGVNGHVTYSFSHISKIAEQTFTIDSQTGEIRTKGLLDFELTKAYAMNLEAADGGGLVSHAKVVIQIVDANDNAPEIILTSVSNSIAEDSVPGTVVALINIRDIDSGENADVFCHITGSLPFELASSSKNYYKLLTTSSLDREEMQEYNITIKATDRGSPPLSTIKTIRLLILDVNDNPPVFVQTKYVVYIPENNPTGSSLFQVQASDPDLDENAKVILSIVNKNNDDFPISSYVSINSMTGVLYAQRPFDYEQMREFDVQVMAKDNGSPPLNSTATVKICITDLNDNSPKILYPSIGVDDSAHFEIVPQSSNKGDLVAKVVAVDADSGHNAWLSYQFLQPSEPSYFSISRHTGEIRTLHVFQEKETTKHKVIVLVKDNGNPPRSSTINLNLIVAENFQQDIPKIKNQYQNSDNQTNLDIYLVVALALISFLFTLTVMFAIISKCRKSAQAKTFGPVGTGLYTEAGPRFPANFNNGTLTLPYSYDVCVAIDSTENEFAFLKPAQGVPTENLIDTDDSGIGNNSINDSSSSDSTKQQAPPNADWHISQAQRPGPSGAQPAKESGVWPNNQFETERLQAMILASANEAAEGSSALGGGTGTMGLSARYGPQFTLQHLPDYRQNIYIPGTTSTLTNAAGKGKSAAPSGGNKKKSGKKDKK